In the Gemmatimonadota bacterium genome, CCGGGTGGCGCTGCTGCACGGCAAGATGCCGGCGGACGAGAAGGACGCGGTGATGCGGGCGTTCCGCGATGGCAACCTCGACGTGCTCGTCGCGACGACGGTGATCGAGGTCGGGATCGACGTGCCGAATGCGACGGTGATGCTGATCGAGCATCCCGAGCGGTTCGGGCTGTCGCAGCTGCATCAGATGCGCGGGCGGGTCGGGCGCGGGGCGGGGTTGGAGTCTTACTGCATCCTGCTCGGGGATGTGGGGGAGGAGGCGATGCTGCGGTTGCAGGTGTTCCTGGATACGGAGGATGGGTTCGAGGTCGCGCGGGAGGATCTGCGGCTCAGGGGGATGGGGGACCTGTTCGGGGAGCGGCAGTCGGGGGTGCCCACGTTCCGCGTCGCCGATCCGTTGCGCGACGAAGAGCTCTCGGAGGTCGCTCGTGCAGGAGCCGAGCGGCTCCTCGATGAAGATCCGCTGCTGGCGAAGCCGGCGAACAAGCAGATGCGGACGACGCTGAACCGGAACTACGGGCGAGCGCTCGAGCTCTTCCGCGTCGGTTAGCCTCTGGAGCGGCGCCCGCCCGCCGCCGCCACCGCATTCGCGAACGCCGGCCCGACCGGCGGCACCCCCGGCTCCCCCACACCTCCGATCGGCCCACCGCTCTCGACGAGATGCACCCGGATCTCCCGCGGCGCCCCCGACATCCGCAACACCCGATAGTCATTGAAGTTCGCCTGCACCGCGCGCGCCCTCGTATACGTCAGCGCTGACGTCATCGTGTTCGACAACGCCATGATCACCGCACCTTCGCACTGACTCCGCATCCGCTCCGGGTGCGCCGCGAGTGCGGAAGCGAATGGGCGCCGGCCGCACGTTCGACCCTCTGCTTCCGACGACTCATTCTTCGCGGCAGGACGTGTTGGATCGCGGCTGGGGTCGCGAAGGTACCCGATAAGCTTGTGCACGGCTGAACGCCAGTGTGGCAGGGGCGCAACGGCGAGACGCTGCTGTGGGGTCTCGAATCAGCTATTGCGTTCGCCGGTACACGCTCCAATCCTGTGGCGCCGCCAATACCGGTGGCCGCACGCGTCCGGTCGACCGCGGCCGGTCCACGGTGCGTCACTCGAACGAAGGAGAATCGAATGCGCAAGAAGCTCTGGACGTGTGCGATGTCGTTCCTGACCGTGGGCATGCTGTTGATGCCCTCGACGGCGCGAGCAGAAGGGGGGGCGTGCTTCTCGAATGGAGAGCACGTCGAACCGGCGGATTGCGAGACGAAGTGCTGCGCGAAGTCGTGCAATGCGTGCGCGACGGATGGCCACTACGTCTGCGGTCCGCTCGGTGAGACCTGAGGACTGACGGCTGGCGACCGGAGGCGAGTACGACGCGCGCCTCCGGTCCGCCAACCAGCGCGCGACCCGCGTAGAGTGATCCTCCCAAGCCCCCAATCGCCGTGAACATCTCGAATCGCGTAGTGAACGTACTCATGGTCGCGATGACCGTGGTCGCGCTTGGCGCGGTCGCATTCCGTGTGATCGAAGCGCGACGGAACGCGCCGGTGCCGCTGGTATCGGAGCTCCGTCAGTGGCGTGAGTACGGCGCTGAAGGCGCCGTCATCGGCGCGGCCGGTGCGCCCGTTCAGTTGGTCGTCTTCTCAGACTTCCAGTGTCCCTACTGCCGGCAGTTTGCGGAGAGTGCGCGAGCCGTGCTGGCACGGTACCCGGGACGGGTGCGTCTCGTCTTCAGGCATCGCCCGATCGACGATCTCCATCCTCATGCCACCCGGGCGGCGCAGGCGGCGATCTGCGCGGATCAAGTAGGGCGGTTCGAGGGCATGCACGATGCTCTGTTCGGTGCTCAGGATTCGATCGGCGCGCTGCCGTGGACGCAGTTCGCATTGCGAGCGGGGATAGAGGATACAGCCTCCTTCCTTGCCTGTCTGAGCGGTGATGCGGCCACGACGATACTGGCGCGCGATCGAGCCGTCGCTGACGAACTCGGTGTCACGGGGACGCCGGTGGTGTTGGTCAACGAGGTCAAGGTTCGTGGTATGCCGCAGCGTAGCGTCCTGGACAGCCTCGTCTCGGCCCGAGTGTCGCCATGAGTGCCGCCCGCGGATGGGAAGCGTGCCTTGCGAGCGCAATGATCGCACTGGGCGCATGTCGCTCGCCCGAGTCGAGGCCGAGCGAGGTCGTTTCCATCGACAGCAGCGGAGTACGGATCACGAGCGTGCCCGGTGCCAGCGCGGCCGGCGCTTCCGAATGGAGCACCGGGACCGTCCCGAGGGTGCGAATCGGCGCGCCAGTCGACGGAGGTCCATCGCAGTACTTCAGGATCTCGGGCGTCCGCGTGCTCTCGGCGGATCGGATCATGTTCTCGACCGACGCGAGCAAGCAGCTCTTCGTGGTCGACACCCAAGGGACCACGATCGAGGTGCGCGGGCGGCCGGGTCGTGGCCCGTTCGAGTTCCAACACCTGCAGATGTTGAAGTCAACCGACACCAGCATGGTCGCGCTATTCGACGCCCTGCTGAGGCAGGTCACCGTAGTGCCGACGACCCAGTTCGAGCCGACCGTGATGTCGCTTGCGGCCCTCGGACTCGGGTCGCTCATCCCGATCGTGCGCTTCACCGATGGCCAGCTTCTCGTTCGTCGGCCGGGTCCACTCCCGGCACCGGTCGAACGAGGTGTGGTCGCCGGTGTCGATTCGCTCGTGCGAGTCGACGCGAGCGGCATGATCGTCGCTGCGTTCGGGGGACATCCGGCGGACGAGCGCGTGCTTCGCCTCAATGCGAGCGGTGGCCTCACCGGCGGGCGACCACCCTATGGCCGCAAGCTACTGGTCGATGGCCACGACTCAGTCGTCGTGGTCGTGGCGAGCGGCGCTCGCGAGTTGCGGCTCTATGAACCCCACGGCGGATTGACGAGCATCGTTCGCGTGGACCGACCGTTAAGACCTGTCGCCGCCGCCACCCGTCGCGCATACCGCGAGCGCGTCCTCCGCGATGTCCGCGACGACTACGGCATCCGTGAATGGACCATGCTGTCCAACGACGACGTCTTCCCGGCCGAACTCCCCGCCTTCGACCTGCTCCTCGTGGACCGTGAGGGCGCGATCTGGGTGCGCGAGACCGTCACGCTCGCCGACACGGTCGCGGAATGGACCGTGTTCGACAGGGCGGGGTCACCGGTCGGGCGCGCGCGGCTTCCTGCGGGGTTCACACCGTTCGATATCACCCGCGATCGGATCGCCGGCGTCTGGCTCGACTCGCTCGGCGGCGAACAGGTGCAGGTCTGGGCGCTCACGCGTCGGTGAGCACCCTGCAGAACTAGTCGGCGACCTTCGGCAGCTGACGGAGACGAGCGCCGCCCGCCGCCGCCACCGCATTCGCGAACGCCGGCCCCACCGGCGGCACCCCAGGCTCTCCCACGCCGCCGATCGGCCCACCCGACTCCACGAGATGCACCCGGATCTCCCTGGGCGCCCCCGACATCCGCACCACCCGATAGTCATTGAAGTTCGCCTGCACCGCGCGCCCCCTCGCGAACGTCAGCTCCGATGTCATCGTGTTCGAGAGCGCCATGATCACCGCCCCCTCGCACTGACTCCGCACCCGCTCCGGGTGCGCGGCGAAGCCGCAGTCCATCGCGATGTCCACGTGCGGCACCGAGACCGATCCGTCGGCTGCGACCTTCACGCGCACGACGGCGGCGACATACGTCAGGAACGACCGATGCATCGCCACGCCGCGCCCTTCGCCGCGGGGCAGGGGCGTGCCCCAGCCCGACTCGGCCGCCACGCGCTCGAGCACCCCGCGATATCGCTTGGTGTCGTTCGGATGGTCCTCCCACTTCGCGCCGTAGTTCTCCACCGCCTTCACGGCGCCGGTGGCGGTCATGTCGATCACACGGTCGCCGCCGAGCGACTCGAGGAGGAACTGCACCGTGTCCTTCCCGGCCGCGTGCGCGAGTTCGTCCATGAAGCAGCCGATCGCGAAGGCCTGCGGGATGTTGCTCACCGACCGGTACCAGCCGATGCGCACGTGCGCCGGGGCCTTGCAGCTCTCGGCGCGCACGTTGGGGATCGCGTACGGCAGGTCGAGCACGCCGAGGGCGAGCTCGCCATCGGAGTGGTACTCGTCGTTCGGCGCGAAGGTGGAGCCGATGGGCGGTGACGCGACGCGATGGAGCATGCCGACGATCTTGCCGCGTGCATCGAGCCCGGCCTCCATGCGCTGCATGCTCACGGTGTGCGGGTAGCCGTTCTGCAGATCGTCCTCGCGCGTCCACACGACCTTCACGGGCTTGCTCGTCGCCTTCGACAGGAACGCCGCCTCGGCGATGAAGTCGGGCTTCGACTTCCGGCCGAATGCGCCGCCGAGCAGCGTCACGTTGATCGTCACCTGCTTCTTGTCGATGCCGAGCGTCTCGGCGACGGTCGACTGCGCGCTCTGCGGGTCCTGCGTGCACGCCCACGCCTCGCACTTGCCGTCCACGACGTGCGCGAGCGCGGCGGGCGGCTCCATCGGCGCCTGCGCGAGGTGGGGCACGTAATACTCGGCGGTCACCTTCCGCGCCGCGCCGGCGATCGCCTTGGCGGCGTCGCCGAGGTCGCGCACGACCTTGCCGGGCGCACGCACGGACGCCTCGAGTTCCTTGCGGTACTCCGCGGAGTCGTGCGAATCGTTGGGGCTCGCGGTCCACTCGATCGCGAGTTTCTTGCGTCCCTCGATGGCGGCCCAGGTGCTCGTCGCGATGACGGCGACGCCGCCGAGCGGCTTGTACGCGGCGGGGATGTCGGCGCAGGGGATCTCGATCACCTGCTCGACGCCCTTCACGGCGAGGGCGGCGGCGCCGTCGAACTTCGCGACCTTCGCGCCGTACACGGGCGGACGCTGGATCACGGCGATGCGCATCCCCGGCATGCTGAGGTCCTGCGCGTACACGGCCCTGCCGGTGATCATCGCCTGGAGGTCGAGCGAGGCGACGGTCTTGCCGATGAAGCGGTACTGCGCGGGGTTCTTGAGCGGGACGTCCGTGGGGAGGGGGAGCTTGGCCGCGCGCGCGACGAGCGCGCCATAGGGCAGGCGGCGCTCGGTCGCGGGGTGCAGCACCTCGCCGTTGGTGCCCTTCACCTCGCTCACGTCCACGCCCCACTCGGCGGCCGCGGCGGTCTCGAGCATGCGGCGCGCGGCGGCGCCGGCCTTCCGGAAGTTCATCCACGCGCCGTCGCGCACGCTCGTGGAACCGTCGGTGTTCTGGTTGCCGTACTTCTCGTCGCCGATCGCCTGCTCGAGCTTCACGCGCGACCAGTCGGCCTCGAGCTCGTCGGCGGCGGCCATCGCGAGCGCGGTGCGCACGCCCTGGCCCATCTCGGAGCGGTGGACGATGAACGTGACGGTCCCGTCCTCGCTGATGCGGAGGTAGACCGAGGGTTCGAAGTCGGGCGCGCCGCCGAGCTCGCCGAGGCAGCTGATGCTCGAGGCGGAGAGGGCGATGACGAAGCCGCTCGCGGCCATGCGCGCCAGGAAGTCGCGACGGTCGAGCGTGGAGGGCGCGCGGTCGTCGGCGTGGCGCTCGGTGGTGCTGTTGGTGCTGCTCTCGTTGGTGGCCTTGGCGGCGCGCTTGGCGCCGCGCAGCCAGGGATGTGAAGGCTGTGTCATCTCAGCGGCCCTCGACGGCAACGGGGAGTCCGGCGGCGGCGCGGATCGCGGCGCGGATGCGCGGATAGGTGCCGCAGCGGCAGATGATGCCGGTCATCGCGTCGTCGATGTCCTGCTCGGTCGGGCTCGGCTTGGCCTTGAGCAGCGCGGCGGCGGCCATGATCTGTCCCGACTGGCAGTAGCCGCACTGCGGGACGTTCGCCTCGGCCCATGCCTTCTGCACGGGGTGATCGCCGGCGTCGCCGCCGAGTCCTTCGATGGTGACGACGCTCTTGCCCTCCAGCCCGGCCATGGCGGTCACGCAGCTGGTCACCGGCGCGCCGTCGACGTGCACGGTGCACGCACCGCAAGCGGCGATGCCGCACGCGAACTTGGTGCCGGTGAGGGCGAGGTCGTCGCGGAGGAACCAGAGGAGCGGTTGGGCGGGATCGCCGGAGTACTCGCGGGATTCGCCGTTCACGGTGAGGCGCATGCGAGAAGATGCGGCGCGGCGCGTGTCGGCGCATCCCCCGCGGAGGTTCGGTGGGGCGGAGTCCCGGGAAGGTGGGTCGCAGGCACGGTCGCGTTCCACGCAAGCGCGGTCACGTCAGACGCAGGCGCGGGCGCGCGTGACGCAGGCGCGGGCGCGCGTGACGCAAGCGCGGGAACGCGTGACGCAAGCGCGGGAACGCGTGACGCAAGCGCGGGAACGCGTGACGCAAGCGCGGGAACGCGTGACGCAAGCGCGGGAACGCGTGACGCAATGGCGGGAACGCGTGACGGACTCGCGGGCGCGCGTGACGGAATCGCGGGCGCGTGTGACGCAATCGCGGGCGCGCGTGTCGGAATCACGGGCGCGCGTGTCGGAATCGCGGGCGCGCGTGTCGGAATCGCGGGCGCGTGAGACGCAACCGCGGGCGCGTGAGACGCAAGCGCGGGCGCGTGAGACGCAATCGCGGGCGCGCGAGACGCAATCGCGGGAACGTCCGTCGGAGTCGCGGGAACGACCCGGAGTTCGATGGATCCGCCCCATCCAGACGCGGGAAGCTCGGCGGAAGGATCGGGACGGCCCGGGGCAGCCCGGGGGTACCTCCTGCAGACCCGGGAGAGCGCCCGAAATCGCCAAACGACGGGCGTCCGGGGGCGAGCGCACCACCGTCCGGGCGCGCCGTCACAAGCGACCCCCTGGAACATCACAACGTGATGCCGCCACTCACGTTAGGACCCCTCGCTCGTCATGAGAGTATTCCGTAAGGGGAATCCCGATTTCACGAGTCCTATGGATGTCCGAGATTCCCTCAGGGTTACTTACAGGCAAAACTACTTCACCTGCAATCTTTCCACTGGTGACCGCAGCGGCTCCCCCGAAGGCACCCACGGAACGGCCTCCGCGTATCGCGAGCCGGCTCTGGGTGCTCTTCCTATTTAGTACCGCGGCACTCGTCGCGGTCGTGGGCGTCGGCATGGGGGTGGACTACTACACGCTCCCCCTCTCGGAGCGCCCCTTCTCCGACTTCTATGATGACCTGCGCCCGGCCGGCCGGCTGGGCCTGCGCTACGGCATCATCGGGTTCGGGCTCATCACGGCAGGGGTCTTCCTCTATACGGCCCGCAAGCGGATCAAGGCGCTCGCGCGACTGGGGAAGCTGAAGTTCTGGCTCGAGTTCCACATCTTCCTCTGCACGGTCGGGCCGTTCCTCGTCACGCTGCACACGAGCTTCAAGGTGGGCGGGCTCGTCTCCATCGCCTTCTGGTCGATGGCGATCGTCGCGCTCTCGGGGATCTTCGGGCGCTACGTCTACGTGCGCATCCCGAAGACGATGCAGGGGAGCTTCGCGGACCTCGCGGCGATCCGGGTGCAGCGCGCCGAGCTGCTCGATGAACTCGCGGCGGACCTGGGACCGCGCGCGGGACAGGTGGAGAAGCTCATCACCGCGCCCCCGACGAAGCCCAACGAGGGGCTCTTCGCGTCGATCTGGTCGGCCTTCATGTTCGACCTCACGCACGGCCGCACGGTCCGCCAGGTGAAGCAGGTGCTCGCCAAGGCGCCGCTCACGGCGCAGCAGCGCGCGCGCGCGTTGCGGCTGGTCGAGCGGCAGCTCACGGTCGAGCACCAGATGGCGCACCTGATGCCGTTCCAGAAGCTCTTCCGCTACTGGCACATCCTCCACCTCCCGCTGGCGATCGCGATGTTCGTGATCGTCGCGGTGCACGTCACGGTGGCGACGCTCTTCGGGTTCGGGTTCACCTGATGCGGCGCGCGCGGCGACGCCTGCGGCTCCTCGGGACCTGGCTCGGCCTGGTCCTCGGGGCGGTGGCGTCGCTCGCCCTGCCGCGCGCGGCGGAGGCCCAACTGCTCTCGCCGGGCAAGCTCGCGCAGGCGCACGCGTCGCTCGAGGGGATGAGCAACTGCACGCAGTGCCACGAGCTGGGGAAGCCGGGCATCTCCAATGCGAAGTGCCTGCAGTGCCACGAGACGCTGCGCGCGCGGGTGCAGGCGCGCGAGGGTCTGCACGCCACCTACGGCAACCGCAGCTGCGCCTCGTGCCACAAGGACCACTTCGGCACCGACTTCCAGCTGGTGCGCTTCGACACGGCGACCTTCGACCACAAGAAGGCGGGCTTCGAGCTGCGGCTCGCGCACCGCGAGGAAGGGTGCCGCAGCTGCCACAAGCCGGAGCTCGTGGTGAACGCGGCGGTGCGCGCCTACGCGACGCGGCACCGCGTGCTCGGCCGCACCTACCTCGGGCTGGGCACGGGGTGCATGGACTGTCACAAGACCGACAACGTCCACGGCACGCAGTTCGGCCAGCGCACCTGCACCGCCTGCCATGACGAGGCGACGTGGGAGAAGGCGCCGCGCTTCGACCACGACTCGTCGGAGTACGTGCTCACGGGGAAGCATCGCACGGTGGAGTGCGCGGACTGCCACAAGCCGATGACGGTGCCGGGGATCGCCGAGCCGGTGACGCGCTACAACGGGGTGCGGTCCCAGACCTGCACCACCTGCCACGCGGACTACCACAAGGGCGCGATGCCGCAGCGCTGCGAGCAGTGCCACAGCACCGACGGCTGGCGCGCGCTCAAGAACCGTTCGGGGTTCGAGTCGGGGTTCGACCACAACGCGCGGACGGACTTCGACCTGGTGGGCGCGCACGCGCCGCTCGCCTGCGCGACCTGTCATGACCCGCGTCAGCGCGCGACGGCGACGATCAAGATGACCTGGGCGCCGGCGCAGCTGCGCGCGATGTACCCCGCGCCCAACGCGACGAGCTGCGCCTCCTGCCATGTGGATGCGCACGACGGCACCTTCGCGCGGTCGCCGGGCGGCGCCAACTGCGCCAACTGCCACAACGAGACGCGGTGGCTGCCGAGCGTGTACGACCTGGCGCGGCACAACAAGGAGACGTACGAGCTGACCGGCGCGCATGTCGCCGTGGCCTGCGTGCAGTGCCATCAGCCGGTGCGCCCGGGCGGCCCGCCGCAGTTCAAGCTGCCGTCGCGCGACTGCGCCTCGTGCCACAAGACGGTCGATCCGCACGCGGGGCAGTTCGGCACGCGCGCCTGCACCGAATGCCACGTGACGGAGACGTTCAAGGTCGCGCAGTTCGATCACGCGAAGACCCGTTACCCGCTGGATGCGGCGCATCGCAACGTCGCCTGCGCCAAGTGTCACACGGTGACGACCGGCCTCAACGGCGCGGCCGTCACGAAGTACCGTCCGCTCGAGACAACCTGTCGCGCCTGTCATGGCGCGACGACGCCGAGGCGTCCATGAGCACGATCAGGGTGGCGATGCTGGTGGCGGCGCTCGCGCTGCCGTTCCGCGCGGGGCAGGGGCAGCAGACGCCCATGCCCACCAATCCGCATGGGCCGCTCAAGGCCGGGGCCGACTGCTCGGATTGTCATACCGGCAGTGATTGGAAGACGCTCCGCCGCGACCCGAAGTTCGACCATTCGCGCGAGACGCGTTTCTCGCTCACCGGCGCGCACGCGACCGTGACCTGCGCGAGCTGCCACCTCGACCTGCGCTTCGACGAGCCGAAGGTGGAGGCCTCGCAGTGCGCGAGCTGCCACGCCGACGTGCATCGCGGCAACCTCGGCCAGAACTGCACGAGCTGCCACAACACGAACGACTTCCGCGACGTCGAGTCGCTCTCGCTCCACCAGAAGACCGCCTTCCCGCTCACCGGTGCGCACGTCACCACGCCCTGCGAGGCGTGCCACAAGACCGAGCGCGCGGGCGTCTTCGCCGCGGTGCCGCGCGACTGCGTGGCCTGCCACCAGGCGGCGCTCGACCAGGCGTCGGCGTCGGGCGTGGATCACGGCGGCTTCCCGCGCGACTGCACGCAGTGCCACGTGACGCTCTCGTGGTCGGGCGGCGCGAGCTTCGACCATGTGACGGTGTCGGGCGGGTACGTGCTCGAGGGCGCGCATGCGGTGCAACGCTGCGCGGCCTGCCACACCACGCCCGGCTTCGCGCTGACCTTCTCGCCGCCGCCGGCGACCAACCAGGACTGCGTCGCCTGCCACCAGGACGAGTACGCGCGCGAGCACGCGGGGGGCGGCTTCTCGACGACCTGCGCGGACTGCCACAACGTGAACAGCTGGGGCGGCGCCACGTTCGATCACGTGGCGGTCGCCGGCGGCTTCGCGCTCCAGGGTGTCCATGCGAGCAAGCCCTGCTCGGCGTGCCACATCCAGCCGAGCAACGCGCTCAAGTTCGCGCCGGCGCCGGCGGGGAACAGCGACTGCGTCTCGTGCCATCTCCCCGACTGGCAACGCGAGCATGCCGCGCAGCAGTTCCCGCAGACCTGCACGAGCTGCCACACGCAGAACAACTGGAGCTCGACGTTCAATCACGCGAACGAGTTCCCGATCAACTCGGGCGCGCACCGCGGGCAGTGGGCGAGCTGCGCCACCTGCCACACGACCCCGGGCGACTACAAGGCGTTCACCTGCCTGACGTGCCACGAGCACAATCAGACGAGCATGAACGCGAAGCACTCGGGGCGGTCGGGGTACTCGTACGACAGCGCGCGCTGCTACTCGTGCCACACGAACGGCCGCGCGTGATGCGCCGCGTGCTGCTCGCGGTGCTGTGGGTCCTCGGTGCCCGTGCGCTCGACGCACAGGCCCCGCGGCCGACCGTCGTCGTGCAGATCGCGGGGGCGAACGTCTATCTGAGCGTCGGCGCCGACTCGGGCGTCGTCACCGGCGACACGGTCGCGGTACGCAAGCGCGCCGATGCCGCGCCGGTGGGGGCACTGACGGTCGTCTCCGCGACGCGCACGCGCTCGGTGCTGACCTTCGCTGGCACCCCGTTCCCGGTGACGCGCGGCGACACGCTGTTCATCTCGGCCCGTCCCCGCGACGCGGTGACGGGGATGCCCGCGCCTGTCGCGATGGCGGCCACCCGCCCGCGCGCTCCGCCGGCGGTGGCGAGCGGGCCGCGCGTGGATGGCGCGGTGGCCCTGGAGATGTACGGCTCGCACAGCGAGACCGTCGGCCTGGGCGCCGACCCCATCCGCACCACGCGCGACATCGGCATGCCTGCCGTGCGGTTCAACACGATGGTCTCGGGCGACCGGACGCGCTTCCGCCTGAGCATGCGCGCGCAGCAGCGCACGGGACCGACGAGCGTGTGGGACCGCTCGACGCGCATCCGCGTCTACGAGGCGCGGCTCGAGCGCTCGATCGGCACCGCGCGCCTCACCATGGGTCGCTTCTACTCCGATTTCGACCATCAGAGCGCCTTCTGGGACGGCGCCAGCGTGCGCTTCGGCGACGGGCGCGGCGTGAGCGCCGGCGTGGCGGCGGGCTTCGAGCCCGAGCGCGGCAACGAGGAGATCACCTTCACGCGCCCCAAGGCCGCGGCGTTCGTCGGCACGCGGCACACGCGCGGCCGGATGGACCTCATCACCGACTTCGCGGTGACGCAGACGATGCCGAAGGACCGGACGCAGTGGCGCGCGGGGGCTGACCTCGCGGTGCACCTGCGCGTGGGGCGCTTCTCGCTCTCGCAGGACCTCGAGGCGACGCCGCCGACGGCGATGGGGCGCTGGGGGATCTCGCGCTTCGTCACGCGCCTGTCGTTGCCCGCGGGTCCGCGCGGGACGCTCTACGCGACCGCGGTGAGCGATCGCTTCTCGCCGCTCGACACCACGATCCTCGCCGCCTTCACGCGGCGCGAACGGCTCACCTCCGGCTTCAGCATGTCGCTCGCCAACGGGAGCTACGTCGACTTCAACGCGTCGATCAACGACCCGAGCGGCGACCAGCGGGGGACCGCGGCGGGCGCGACCGTCTCGGTGCCGCGTGCGATCGGCGCCGGGACCTTCGCCTTCCACACGAGCTGGTTCGACGACGGACGCGGCTCCGGGCTCCTCGCGAGCCCCTCGTTCGAGTACCGCCTGGGCCAGTCGCGCCTGCGTGGCGGCTACCAGTTCTACTCGGTCACGCAGCCGGCGTACACGATGCAGACCCACGGCATCGACTTCCGGCTCTGGAAGCCGTTCGGCGACCGGATCAACGGGATCCTGCAGGTGACCGAGCGCGTGGGCCACAACATGACCAGCACGACGGTCTTCACGAGCTTCGAGGTGCGGTTCTGATGGACGAGACGATGCTCCTCTACGGCATCGCCGTGGTGCTCATCGGCGGGATCATGACGCCGTTCATCCTGCGCTCGCGGCGGCAGGAGCGGGTGGCCGAGGAGGCCGAGGCCGAGGCGAAGGAACTGGGGCTCGACGAACCGGCGACGCTGCATCCGGTGGTCGACGTGACGCGCTGCATCAGCACCGGCAGCTGCATCGACGTCTGCCCCGAGGGCGACGTGCTGGTGATGAAGAACGGCCAGGCGCATCCGGTGCAGCCGGCCTGCTGCGTGGGGCATGGGCTCTGCGAACGGAGCTGCCCGGTGGACGCGATCCAGCTCGTCTTCGGCACGTCGAAGCGCGGCGTGGACCTGCCGCGCATCAAGGGGAACTTCGAGTCGAACGTGCCAGGGCTCTACATCGTGGGCGAGCTCGCGGGGATGGGGCTCATCCGCAACGCGTTCGAGCAGGGGAAGCAGGTGGTGGACAACATCATCAAGGAAGGGTCGATCTCCAACGAGGCGGGAGCGGCCGACATCCTGGTGGTGGGGTGCGGTCCCGCGGGGCTCGCGACGTCGCTCTACGCGATGGAGCGCGGGCTCGGCCTCACGACGATCGAGCGCGAGGACATCGGCGGCACGGTGCGGCTCTTCCCGCGCAAGAAGCTCGTGATGACGCGGCCGCTCTCGGTGCCGGGCTATGGCCGGCTCACGGGGCCGGAGATCATCAAGGAGCGGCTCATCGACATCTGGGGCGACATCGTCCACAAGTCGGGGCTCACGGTGAACACGCAGGAGGGCGCGGATCGCGTGGTCGCGCGCGACGGCGGATTCGATGTCTTCACGGGGCAGGGGATGTACCGCGCGAAGCGGGTCGTGCTCGCGATCGGCCGCCGCGGCACGCCGCGCAAGCTCAGCATCCCGGGCGAGGAGCTGCCCAAGGTGCTTTACCATCTGGCCGAGGCCGAGGCGTACAACCGCGACCGGATCATCGTCGTCGGCGGTGGCGACTCGGCGATCGAGGCGGCGCTCGCGCTCTCGGCGCAGCCGGGGAACACGGTGCAGCTCTCGTATCGCGGCGACAAGTTCGCGCGCCTCAAGCCGGCCAACCGTTCGCGCATCGACAAGGCGATCCAGGCGGGGCAGGTGGAGGTGCTCTACAAGACGACGCTGCAGGAGATCGGGCGCACCGAGGTGCGGTACCGTGACGAGATCAAGGGCGCGGACGTCGTGGTGGAGAACGACTTCGTGTTCGTCTTCGCCGGTGGCGAGCTCCCGACGGCCTTCCTGCAGTCGTGCGGCGTGGCGATCGACACGAAGTTCGGCGCGCCGCGCTAGCCGCGGCGCATCGCTCCCCGCGCGTCTCCGCCGTACCCCTTCTCGCGACCTCGAACGTCATGGCGACCCCCAAGTTCTGCCGGCACTGCGGCACCCCGCTCACGCCCAACGCGCGCTTCTGCGCCAACTGCGGCAACACGCTCGACGCGACCGCGGCGGCGTCGGCACCCGCCGCCGGCGCGCCGGCGCCCGCGGGTGGCGC is a window encoding:
- a CDS encoding xanthine dehydrogenase family protein molybdopterin-binding subunit, which translates into the protein MTQPSHPWLRGAKRAAKATNESSTNSTTERHADDRAPSTLDRRDFLARMAASGFVIALSASSISCLGELGGAPDFEPSVYLRISEDGTVTFIVHRSEMGQGVRTALAMAAADELEADWSRVKLEQAIGDEKYGNQNTDGSTSVRDGAWMNFRKAGAAARRMLETAAAAEWGVDVSEVKGTNGEVLHPATERRLPYGALVARAAKLPLPTDVPLKNPAQYRFIGKTVASLDLQAMITGRAVYAQDLSMPGMRIAVIQRPPVYGAKVAKFDGAAALAVKGVEQVIEIPCADIPAAYKPLGGVAVIATSTWAAIEGRKKLAIEWTASPNDSHDSAEYRKELEASVRAPGKVVRDLGDAAKAIAGAARKVTAEYYVPHLAQAPMEPPAALAHVVDGKCEAWACTQDPQSAQSTVAETLGIDKKQVTINVTLLGGAFGRKSKPDFIAEAAFLSKATSKPVKVVWTREDDLQNGYPHTVSMQRMEAGLDARGKIVGMLHRVASPPIGSTFAPNDEYHSDGELALGVLDLPYAIPNVRAESCKAPAHVRIGWYRSVSNIPQAFAIGCFMDELAHAAGKDTVQFLLESLGGDRVIDMTATGAVKAVENYGAKWEDHPNDTKRYRGVLERVAAESGWGTPLPRGEGRGVAMHRSFLTYVAAVVRVKVAADGSVSVPHVDIAMDCGFAAHPERVRSQCEGAVIMALSNTMTSELTFARGRAVQANFNDYRVVRMSGAPREIRVHLVESGGPIGGVGEPGVPPVGPAFANAVAAAGGARLRQLPKVAD
- a CDS encoding (2Fe-2S)-binding protein, whose amino-acid sequence is MRLTVNGESREYSGDPAQPLLWFLRDDLALTGTKFACGIAACGACTVHVDGAPVTSCVTAMAGLEGKSVVTIEGLGGDAGDHPVQKAWAEANVPQCGYCQSGQIMAAAALLKAKPSPTEQDIDDAMTGIICRCGTYPRIRAAIRAAAGLPVAVEGR
- a CDS encoding thioredoxin domain-containing protein; this translates as MNISNRVVNVLMVAMTVVALGAVAFRVIEARRNAPVPLVSELRQWREYGAEGAVIGAAGAPVQLVVFSDFQCPYCRQFAESARAVLARYPGRVRLVFRHRPIDDLHPHATRAAQAAICADQVGRFEGMHDALFGAQDSIGALPWTQFALRAGIEDTASFLACLSGDAATTILARDRAVADELGVTGTPVVLVNEVKVRGMPQRSVLDSLVSARVSP
- a CDS encoding NAD(P)-binding domain-containing protein — its product is MDETMLLYGIAVVLIGGIMTPFILRSRRQERVAEEAEAEAKELGLDEPATLHPVVDVTRCISTGSCIDVCPEGDVLVMKNGQAHPVQPACCVGHGLCERSCPVDAIQLVFGTSKRGVDLPRIKGNFESNVPGLYIVGELAGMGLIRNAFEQGKQVVDNIIKEGSISNEAGAADILVVGCGPAGLATSLYAMERGLGLTTIEREDIGGTVRLFPRKKLVMTRPLSVPGYGRLTGPEIIKERLIDIWGDIVHKSGLTVNTQEGADRVVARDGGFDVFTGQGMYRAKRVVLAIGRRGTPRKLSIPGEELPKVLYHLAEAEAYNRDRIIVVGGGDSAIEAALALSAQPGNTVQLSYRGDKFARLKPANRSRIDKAIQAGQVEVLYKTTLQEIGRTEVRYRDEIKGADVVVENDFVFVFAGGELPTAFLQSCGVAIDTKFGAPR